The DNA region CAACGCCCGACGTGTCACCGCCGGGGGGCGGCGGCTCGCTCTCGCGGATCGCGCGGACCTCCTCGGTAATGTCGATGCCGACGGGGCACCAGGTGATGCAGCGTCCGCAGCCCACGCAGCCCGAAGTGCCAAACTGGTCGATCCAGGTGGCGAGCTTGTGCGTCATCCACTGCCGGTATCGAGACTTCGCGGAGCTCCGCACGTTGCCGCCGTGAATGTAGGAAAAATCCATCGTGAAGCACGAGTCCCACCGGCGCCACCGCTCCGCGTGCTCGCCGGTGAGGTCGGTGGTGTCCTCGACCGAGCTGCAGAAGCAGGTGGGACAAACCATCGTGCAGTTGGCGCACGTGAGGCAGCGGGCGGCGACGTGGTCCCAGCGGGGATGGTCGAGGTTCCGGTAGAGCAACTCCTTGATCCCGGTCGTGTCCATCGTCCGGCCCATCTGCGCCGCCGCGCGGGCCACGGTTCGATCGATTGCCGCCGCGGCGTCCGGCGGACCGTCCCGGAGCGGCACCTCACGAAGCACGTCGGCGCCCCGGTCCGTGCCGGTCTCGACGATGAACTCGTGCCGCCCGTCCTCGAGAGTCTCCGTGAGGGCCAGATCGAACCCGGCGGTGGCCCGAGGCCCCGTCTTCATGGAGACACAGAAGCACGTTCCGCCGGCCTGGCCGCAGTTCACCGCGACGATGAACGCGCGCTGCCGCCGCGCTTTGTACGTGGGGTCCACGTGGGGGCCTTTGAGGAACACACGGTCCTGGACAGCGATCGCATGCAGTTCGCACGCGCGGACGCCGATGAACGCGTACGGCGGCGGGTCTTCCTGCGTCGCGTCGACGTCGAAGCCGTCCCCGTTGCGGCGCGCCGACCACAGGCGAGTTGAGGCAGGGAAGAGGAACCGCTTCCACGAGTGCGGACCGACGGCGTAACCGAAGAGCGCC from bacterium includes:
- a CDS encoding 4Fe-4S dicluster domain-containing protein, giving the protein MAKPAPQALRVLAADGLNALFDALRRRGYRLVGPTPRDGAIVYDEIASAADLPAGWTDVQDGGTYRLARRDDQALFGYAVGPHSWKRFLFPASTRLWSARRNGDGFDVDATQEDPPPYAFIGVRACELHAIAVQDRVFLKGPHVDPTYKARRQRAFIVAVNCGQAGGTCFCVSMKTGPRATAGFDLALTETLEDGRHEFIVETGTDRGADVLREVPLRDGPPDAAAAIDRTVARAAAQMGRTMDTTGIKELLYRNLDHPRWDHVAARCLTCANCTMVCPTCFCSSVEDTTDLTGEHAERWRRWDSCFTMDFSYIHGGNVRSSAKSRYRQWMTHKLATWIDQFGTSGCVGCGRCITWCPVGIDITEEVRAIRESEPPPPGGDTSGVGDPGGKGA